A window from Dehalococcoidales bacterium encodes these proteins:
- a CDS encoding Crp/Fnr family transcriptional regulator — MTIHPDLLKSIPYFHGLNDSVLALVGQHVFEKKAERGEILSFEGAPSDTLYFVVSGVVKEFKISADGKEQIFRIIRPGDSFNEVPVLSGGVNLASAAAMSAVVLSGIKKKDLENFIREQPQVALNLVKVLSRRVEELISLVEDFSFRHVSGRVAKILLEYTGGASGENPRLTQQEIAAVIGTAREMVGRSLKNLEMEGAIKMERNRIVITSKESLKKIAGLG; from the coding sequence ATGACGATACATCCTGACCTGCTCAAGTCCATCCCTTATTTCCACGGCCTGAACGACTCCGTTCTGGCGTTAGTCGGCCAACACGTCTTTGAAAAAAAAGCGGAGCGGGGGGAAATCCTGTCTTTCGAGGGCGCGCCCTCGGATACCCTCTATTTCGTCGTCTCCGGCGTGGTCAAGGAGTTCAAGATTTCCGCGGACGGCAAGGAGCAGATATTTCGCATCATCCGCCCCGGCGATTCTTTCAACGAGGTGCCGGTCCTGAGCGGTGGGGTGAACCTGGCCAGCGCCGCGGCCATGAGCGCCGTCGTCCTCAGCGGCATTAAAAAGAAAGACCTGGAAAATTTCATCCGGGAGCAGCCGCAGGTGGCCTTGAACCTGGTCAAGGTGCTTTCCCGCCGCGTGGAGGAGCTGATATCGCTGGTGGAGGACTTTTCCTTCCGGCACGTCAGCGGGCGCGTCGCCAAGATTTTGCTGGAATACACCGGCGGCGCCAGCGGCGAAAACCCGCGGCTGACCCAGCAGGAGATAGCCGCCGTCATCGGCACCGCCCGGGAAATGGTAGGGCGGTCCTTAAAGAACCTGGAAATGGAAGGCGCCATCAAAATGGAGCGTAACCGCATCGTCATAACCAGCAAGGAATCCCTGAAAAAGATCGCCGGTTTGGGTTAA
- a CDS encoding 4Fe-4S binding protein, which translates to MSDMPIIDKEKCQVCGLCVSVCACGALKVENNAITAVKTDECRWCTLCELVCPYGAISCPFEIVVDAEQE; encoded by the coding sequence ATGAGTGACATGCCGATAATAGATAAGGAAAAATGCCAGGTATGCGGTCTGTGCGTCAGCGTTTGCGCCTGCGGCGCGCTGAAGGTGGAAAACAACGCCATCACGGCGGTGAAAACTGACGAGTGCCGCTGGTGCACGCTTTGTGAGCTGGTTTGTCCCTACGGGGCCATTTCCTGCCCCTTTGAAATAGTCGTTGACGCCGAACAGGAATAA
- a CDS encoding Uxx-star family glutaredoxin-like (seleno)protein, which yields MDVKIYTTPTCGYCQQAKIFLKQMGVAYKEVDVSVDRAAAQEMVDLTGQMGVPVIVVDGEAIIGFDRARLQELLSSGATAPKGQVHLGLKIADAAKSGLQPGALVGKVSPGLLGEKAGVKEGDIITGIAGTRVQGAADVEKVVAALRPGNIVAILFWRGNEQRKSEIVV from the coding sequence ATGGACGTAAAGATATATACTACACCCACCTGCGGCTACTGCCAGCAGGCCAAGATTTTCCTCAAGCAGATGGGCGTTGCCTATAAGGAGGTTGATGTCTCCGTTGACCGCGCTGCGGCGCAGGAGATGGTCGACCTCACCGGGCAGATGGGCGTGCCGGTAATCGTGGTGGACGGAGAGGCGATAATCGGCTTCGACCGCGCCAGGTTGCAGGAGCTGCTTTCTTCGGGCGCGACTGCCCCCAAGGGTCAGGTGCATCTTGGCCTTAAAATCGCCGACGCCGCCAAGTCCGGCCTCCAGCCGGGCGCTCTGGTGGGCAAGGTGTCTCCCGGCCTGCTGGGGGAAAAGGCGGGGGTTAAAGAGGGGGATATCATCACCGGCATCGCCGGCACGCGCGTTCAGGGCGCGGCGGACGTGGAAAAGGTAGTGGCGGCGCTCCGGCCCGGCAACATCGTGGCTATTCTCTTCTGGCGCGGCAACGAACAGCGCAAATCGGAAATCGTCGTCTAA
- a CDS encoding 1-deoxy-D-xylulose-5-phosphate reductoisomerase: MAGKEKLLVVLGSTGSIGRQTLDIVRALKGRFRVVGLAAGHNLDLLAEQVREFQPESVSYNLPVGKSKTDRFSGCAYLSLEAMASHPAADIVVVAVAGAAGIGAVQAAAQAGKHIALANKESLVAAGEIITAAVKKNKARLLPVDSEHSAVWQCLRGEKQPPRRIILTASGGPFRDYPAAGMDAITPAQALSHPSWKMGPKVTIDSATLMNKGLEVIEARWLFNLALEHITVLVHPQSIVHSMVELADGSVKAQLGRPDMRLPIQYALTYPDRLPNDALPGLDWPSFPDLIFEQPDLTKFPCLGLAIEAGKKGGTYPAVLCAADEIAVALFLSGKIKFTDIPKIVSGTLEKHAGVSHPAIDAIMSADGWARRTARALAGSNI; encoded by the coding sequence ATGGCTGGTAAGGAAAAACTGCTCGTCGTGCTCGGCTCCACCGGCTCTATCGGGCGGCAGACGCTGGATATCGTCCGCGCGCTCAAGGGGCGCTTTAGGGTAGTGGGGCTGGCCGCCGGCCATAACCTCGACCTGCTGGCGGAGCAGGTGCGGGAGTTCCAGCCGGAATCCGTCAGCTATAACCTGCCCGTCGGTAAATCCAAAACGGATCGTTTTTCGGGCTGCGCCTATCTCTCCCTGGAAGCGATGGCATCTCACCCGGCGGCGGACATCGTCGTGGTGGCCGTGGCCGGGGCGGCCGGTATCGGCGCGGTGCAAGCGGCGGCGCAGGCCGGCAAGCACATCGCATTAGCCAATAAGGAGTCGCTGGTGGCGGCGGGGGAAATCATCACCGCCGCGGTCAAAAAAAACAAGGCCCGCCTCCTCCCCGTGGACAGCGAGCACAGCGCTGTCTGGCAGTGTTTGCGCGGGGAAAAACAGCCGCCCCGCCGCATTATTTTAACCGCCTCCGGCGGCCCCTTCCGGGACTACCCGGCGGCCGGCATGGACGCTATTACCCCGGCGCAGGCGCTGTCCCACCCCTCCTGGAAAATGGGCCCGAAGGTTACTATCGACTCCGCTACCTTGATGAACAAGGGGCTGGAGGTTATCGAGGCGCGCTGGCTCTTTAACCTGGCCTTGGAGCATATTACCGTGCTGGTGCACCCGCAGAGCATCGTCCACTCCATGGTGGAGCTGGCGGACGGCTCGGTCAAGGCTCAATTGGGCCGGCCGGACATGCGCCTGCCCATCCAGTACGCTTTGACTTACCCGGACCGCCTCCCCAATGACGCGCTGCCCGGGCTGGACTGGCCAAGCTTTCCCGACCTGATTTTTGAACAGCCGGACTTAACAAAATTCCCCTGCCTGGGGCTGGCTATTGAGGCGGGGAAAAAGGGCGGCACTTACCCGGCTGTCCTCTGCGCCGCTGATGAAATCGCCGTGGCGCTGTTCTTGTCCGGGAAAATAAAATTCACTGATATTCCCAAAATCGTCTCCGGGACGCTGGAAAAACACGCCGGCGTCTCTCACCCCGCCATTGATGCTATAATGTCCGCGGACGGCTGGGCGCGCCGGACCGCCCGCGCCTTAGCCGGGAGTAATATTTAA
- a CDS encoding M50 family metallopeptidase yields the protein MLITILAGIIVLSVLILVHEFGHFIMAKATGCWVKEFGIGFPPRLWGKKYGDTIYSINWIPFGGFNSISGEVDPKEPRAMSARSHAVRLLVLGGGMLMNLILPVILLAVAYMVPHDVLAGQVQVQEVAVGSPAEMAGIKVGDIILRVNGKDVTNVGDLSRETQLHLGAQVTIELQHADAAIETVSVVPRWKPPEGQGAVGLASQTMDGVISSESLPFWRAIPRGVTSCWETLVLYKNGIIGMIIGAQPFVPAGPVGIVQVTGEVAHAGISPLLELAAFISIAVAITQLIPFPSLDGSRMLFVVVEWLRKGKRISPKVEGLVHSVGFMVLIVFMVLITYQDLARWITGGSLIK from the coding sequence ATGCTGATTACCATACTCGCTGGAATTATCGTCCTGTCCGTGCTCATCCTGGTGCATGAGTTCGGGCACTTTATCATGGCCAAGGCCACCGGCTGCTGGGTCAAGGAGTTCGGCATCGGCTTCCCGCCGCGACTCTGGGGCAAGAAGTACGGCGACACCATCTATTCCATCAACTGGATACCCTTCGGCGGCTTCAACAGTATTTCCGGGGAAGTCGACCCCAAAGAGCCCCGGGCGATGTCCGCCCGCAGCCACGCCGTCCGCCTGCTGGTGCTGGGCGGGGGCATGCTGATGAACCTGATACTGCCCGTGATTCTCCTGGCCGTGGCTTACATGGTCCCCCATGATGTCCTGGCGGGACAGGTCCAGGTCCAGGAGGTTGCCGTTGGTTCTCCGGCGGAAATGGCCGGCATAAAGGTCGGCGATATTATCCTGCGCGTTAACGGTAAGGACGTCACTAACGTGGGCGATTTGTCCCGAGAGACGCAGTTGCACCTGGGCGCGCAGGTCACGATAGAGCTTCAGCACGCCGACGCCGCCATCGAGACCGTCAGCGTGGTGCCGCGCTGGAAACCCCCGGAGGGACAGGGGGCGGTGGGCCTGGCCTCCCAGACGATGGATGGGGTTATTTCCAGTGAGAGCCTGCCGTTCTGGCGGGCGATACCCCGCGGCGTCACCAGCTGCTGGGAAACGCTGGTCTTGTATAAGAACGGCATTATCGGCATGATTATCGGGGCGCAGCCGTTCGTGCCCGCCGGGCCGGTGGGCATCGTCCAGGTTACCGGCGAGGTTGCCCATGCCGGCATCAGCCCGTTGCTGGAGCTGGCGGCCTTTATCAGCATCGCCGTCGCCATCACCCAGCTCATCCCCTTCCCTTCGCTGGACGGCTCGCGGATGCTTTTCGTGGTGGTGGAGTGGCTGCGCAAGGGCAAACGCATCTCCCCTAAAGTGGAAGGCCTTGTGCACTCCGTGGGCTTTATGGTTCTTATCGTGTTCATGGTATTGATAACCTACCAGGATTTAGCCCGCTGGATAACCGGCGGCAGCCTGATTAAGTAG
- the ispG gene encoding flavodoxin-dependent (E)-4-hydroxy-3-methylbut-2-enyl-diphosphate synthase has translation MIKRRLSKQIDIGGVKIGGGAPIAVQSMTKTDTRDAKATIRQVKALREVGCEIIRVAVPDMDAARAIVDIKKGIEIPLVADIHFDYRLALAALESGADGLRLNPGNIGEPDKVKKVTLAAKERGVPIRIGLNAGSLPKTDDPTLTVAARMVAAALEQVRLLESLDFDLIKISLKAFDVPTTIEAYRSIADKVPYPLHIGITEAGTPRTGIIRSAVGIGTLLWLGIGDTIRVSLTAPPREEIAAAYEILKSLDLRQRGPVLVSCPTCGRTEADVVKLAQAVEKRLLKINKPIRVAVMGCVVNGPGEAKDADVGIACGHGKGVIFKKGKKLAVVDEKDYLDALMKEVEEL, from the coding sequence ATGATAAAGAGACGTCTCAGTAAACAAATCGATATCGGCGGCGTAAAAATCGGCGGCGGCGCGCCCATCGCGGTGCAGTCCATGACCAAGACGGACACCCGTGACGCTAAAGCCACCATACGCCAGGTAAAAGCTTTGCGGGAGGTCGGCTGCGAGATAATCCGCGTGGCCGTGCCGGATATGGACGCCGCCCGCGCTATAGTTGACATAAAGAAGGGCATCGAAATCCCGCTGGTGGCGGACATCCACTTTGATTACCGCCTGGCGCTGGCCGCCCTGGAGTCCGGCGCTGACGGCCTCCGCCTTAACCCCGGCAATATCGGCGAGCCGGATAAAGTAAAGAAAGTGACCCTGGCCGCTAAAGAGCGGGGCGTGCCCATCCGCATCGGCCTCAACGCGGGGAGTTTACCCAAAACGGATGACCCGACTCTTACCGTTGCGGCAAGAATGGTGGCTGCCGCCCTGGAGCAGGTGCGGCTCCTGGAAAGCCTGGACTTCGACCTCATTAAAATATCGCTCAAAGCATTCGACGTCCCCACCACCATCGAGGCTTATCGCTCTATCGCGGATAAAGTGCCTTACCCGCTGCACATCGGCATTACGGAGGCCGGCACCCCCCGCACGGGCATTATCAGGAGCGCGGTAGGCATCGGCACTCTGCTCTGGCTGGGTATCGGGGACACCATTCGCGTTTCCCTGACCGCTCCGCCCCGTGAGGAAATCGCCGCCGCTTATGAGATTCTCAAGAGCCTGGACCTGCGGCAGCGCGGGCCGGTCCTCGTTAGCTGCCCCACCTGTGGCCGCACCGAGGCGGACGTGGTAAAATTGGCGCAAGCCGTGGAGAAGCGACTTTTAAAGATAAACAAGCCCATCCGGGTGGCCGTCATGGGCTGCGTGGTCAACGGCCCCGGCGAGGCTAAAGACGCGGACGTGGGCATCGCCTGCGGCCATGGCAAAGGCGTCATCTTTAAAAAAGGGAAAAAGCTGGCGGTGGTGGACGAAAAAGACTACCTTGATGCTTTGATGAAAGAGGTGGAGGAACTTTAA
- a CDS encoding proline--tRNA ligase, protein MRISKLLSKTLREVPADADTISHQYLVRAGMINQLAAGVYTYLPLGWRVLKKIENIVRDEMNKAGGQELNMPVLQPSELWQLSGRDQGMSDVLFHLFDRRERKLTLGPTHEEVVTQLASRYIQSYRDLPQMLYQIQVKFRDEPRARGGLIRAREFLMKDAYSFDVDEAALDSAYESMVQAYKNVYTRCGLSFLMVEADSGAIGGKDSKEFMVITASGEDEVISCPSCGYAANAEKAVSVKKKFEGENPLPIEEVATPGLKTIEDVAGFLKVSPSRTLKAVFYVADGQFVFGVIRGDLAVNEIKLKNHLHCVDLRLATGAEVIEAGIVPGSASPVGLKGIKVIADDSVTTGGNYVAGGNKKDTHLKNVNYPRDFKADIVADIALTRAGDKCIKCGAALSSTRGIEVGHIFKLLTVYSEKFNAAFIDEKGGSKPIVMGCYGLGLSRLLAAAVEQNHDDKGIIWPLPIAPYQVYLCPLYREGARVAEVAEKLYADLSAAGIEVLFDDREAAPGVKFNDADLLGIPFRVTVSPRTLEKDSVEFKKRAAKAPEIIPLAEIAGMLQKLL, encoded by the coding sequence GTGCGTATTTCAAAGCTGCTCAGCAAGACCTTGAGAGAAGTCCCCGCCGATGCGGATACCATCAGCCACCAGTACCTGGTGCGCGCCGGCATGATCAACCAGCTCGCCGCCGGTGTCTATACCTACCTGCCGCTGGGCTGGCGCGTGCTGAAAAAGATAGAAAACATCGTCCGTGACGAGATGAATAAGGCCGGCGGGCAGGAGCTGAATATGCCGGTGCTCCAGCCCAGCGAGCTGTGGCAGCTTTCCGGGCGCGACCAGGGTATGAGCGACGTCCTGTTTCACCTCTTCGACCGCCGTGAGCGCAAGCTGACCCTCGGCCCCACCCACGAGGAGGTCGTAACCCAGCTGGCCTCCCGCTATATCCAGAGCTACCGTGACCTCCCCCAGATGCTCTACCAGATACAGGTCAAGTTCCGTGACGAGCCCCGCGCCCGCGGCGGGCTTATCCGCGCGCGCGAGTTTTTAATGAAGGACGCCTATAGCTTTGACGTGGACGAAGCCGCCCTGGACTCCGCCTACGAAAGTATGGTGCAGGCCTACAAGAACGTCTATACCCGCTGCGGCCTGTCCTTTCTCATGGTGGAAGCGGATAGCGGCGCCATCGGCGGCAAGGACTCCAAAGAGTTTATGGTTATCACCGCCAGCGGTGAGGATGAAGTCATTTCCTGCCCCTCCTGCGGCTACGCCGCCAACGCGGAAAAGGCCGTCAGCGTCAAGAAAAAGTTCGAGGGTGAAAATCCCCTGCCGATTGAAGAAGTCGCTACCCCCGGCCTGAAGACTATTGAAGATGTGGCCGGTTTTCTCAAGGTTTCTCCTTCCCGTACGCTGAAAGCCGTCTTCTACGTGGCGGACGGGCAGTTCGTCTTTGGCGTCATCCGCGGCGACCTCGCGGTGAATGAAATCAAGCTCAAGAACCACCTGCACTGCGTTGACCTCCGCCTGGCCACCGGGGCGGAGGTTATTGAGGCCGGTATCGTCCCCGGCTCCGCTTCGCCGGTGGGGCTGAAGGGCATTAAGGTTATCGCTGACGACTCCGTTACCACCGGCGGGAATTACGTGGCCGGCGGCAATAAAAAGGACACCCACCTAAAAAACGTGAACTACCCGCGTGATTTCAAGGCGGACATCGTGGCGGATATCGCTTTGACCCGCGCCGGGGACAAGTGCATTAAGTGCGGCGCCGCGCTGTCCTCCACCCGCGGCATTGAGGTGGGGCATATCTTCAAACTGCTGACCGTGTATAGCGAAAAATTCAACGCCGCGTTTATTGACGAAAAGGGCGGGTCAAAACCCATCGTCATGGGCTGCTACGGACTGGGGCTGAGCCGTCTCCTGGCCGCCGCCGTGGAGCAGAACCACGATGACAAAGGCATTATCTGGCCGCTGCCCATCGCCCCTTACCAGGTCTATCTCTGCCCTTTATACCGGGAAGGCGCCAGGGTGGCCGAGGTGGCGGAAAAGCTTTACGCCGACCTCTCCGCCGCCGGTATCGAGGTCCTTTTCGACGATAGGGAAGCCGCCCCCGGCGTCAAGTTCAATGACGCGGACCTGCTCGGCATCCCCTTCCGCGTTACCGTCAGCCCCCGCACTTTGGAGAAAGATAGCGTGGAGTTCAAAAAGCGCGCGGCAAAAGCCCCGGAAATCATCCCGCTGGCGGAGATAGCCGGGATGCTGCAAAAGCTGCTCTAG
- a CDS encoding carboxypeptidase regulatory-like domain-containing protein translates to MTIEELRKQLLRRLDKEKEWFTRRSLHYLVRPLEAKTQLVIGPNKYTVGKESFLVFIDEEPGAYWTHPVRYELYETGSGKVTTIIEKFPLEAPEAAKELEALHIPDLPHLKPKEKDDFLAGEAAPRQDGPTSISYDLTSTCAPHRHALLIAGMNNMVDFYNDFANMYQILVERYGYDPANIAVAMGDGTSYADLPVDYDGTAAGINAALDAYAAGGAHPLGADDSLFLYTFNHGDNDGTNSSLCLWPSWGSYYDYQMAAKLNNIHCGDLIVAMNQCHSGGFIDDVLGSTGPTHISIMTTCKDTESGWPASTGSHGYFSVVLCTALNWDFPDATFPAPIPATLPGYSAGIIDAQDTDLNDGVCAQEAFNYVKTMMETYHYATIGGYETPQWGESAAGIGGSMYWGLPHIDVEDGTPSWWESPDVFLNDPAVTPSDATSWPASPFYWADYYHPDTINRMVARVHNTGCAPMRNVSVEFRVTSSGVGGGTSLIGTGYIDDFINPGQHGYAYVDWDFPSPLIHHCIMVRASCILDPAMFWGAPITSDDNQAQRNVDPAYGAPGNTNPVKTIIRTMEVRNDFEKEAVLTIAVGKVEPGTKHITPEIEKAEALRGLKMKPGQTQVITVRFNLNAEAEVGDKIRFPVIVRRDKPAPAVLGGVTFTVEIARGRLEGHIFSRARLPVKEGSVTIDNMKQPGFTYATKVNTRGRFSFKDIAPGPYQIQAECQHGRAKGSVYVNANTITEKALFLQPYLKRVGGTIQDTRGKVMANQLVTVTDVKTKTVYLTHTDAKGVYRLPGVEPGTFEVGEANKQQTAAKKVKLGYLPED, encoded by the coding sequence ATCGACGAGGAGCCCGGCGCCTACTGGACGCACCCTGTCCGCTACGAGCTTTACGAAACCGGCAGCGGCAAGGTGACCACCATCATCGAAAAATTCCCGCTGGAGGCGCCCGAGGCGGCCAAAGAGCTGGAGGCGCTGCACATCCCGGACCTGCCGCACCTGAAACCGAAGGAAAAAGACGATTTTTTAGCCGGTGAAGCGGCGCCCAGGCAGGACGGCCCCACCTCCATCTCCTACGACCTGACCAGCACCTGCGCGCCGCACCGCCACGCCCTGCTCATCGCCGGGATGAACAACATGGTAGATTTCTACAACGATTTCGCCAACATGTACCAGATACTGGTGGAGCGGTACGGCTACGACCCCGCCAACATCGCCGTGGCGATGGGCGACGGCACCAGCTACGCCGATCTCCCCGTCGACTACGACGGCACGGCGGCCGGCATCAACGCGGCGCTGGATGCCTACGCCGCCGGGGGCGCCCACCCGCTGGGCGCGGACGACTCGCTCTTCCTCTACACCTTCAATCACGGGGACAACGACGGAACCAACTCCTCACTCTGCCTCTGGCCTTCATGGGGCAGCTATTACGATTACCAGATGGCGGCCAAACTGAACAATATCCACTGCGGCGACCTTATCGTGGCGATGAACCAGTGCCACAGCGGCGGGTTCATAGATGATGTGCTCGGCTCCACCGGGCCGACGCACATATCCATCATGACCACCTGCAAAGACACCGAGTCCGGCTGGCCGGCGTCCACGGGGTCGCACGGCTACTTCTCCGTCGTCCTGTGCACGGCGCTCAACTGGGACTTCCCGGACGCGACCTTCCCGGCCCCGATACCGGCCACTTTACCCGGCTACAGCGCCGGAATCATCGACGCCCAGGACACCGACCTCAACGACGGCGTGTGCGCCCAGGAGGCCTTCAACTACGTTAAAACGATGATGGAGACCTACCACTACGCCACCATCGGCGGGTACGAAACGCCCCAGTGGGGGGAGTCCGCCGCGGGCATCGGCGGCTCAATGTACTGGGGACTGCCGCATATCGATGTCGAGGACGGCACGCCATCCTGGTGGGAAAGCCCGGACGTGTTTCTCAACGACCCCGCGGTCACACCGAGCGACGCCACCTCCTGGCCGGCCAGCCCGTTCTACTGGGCCGACTACTACCACCCGGACACCATCAACCGGATGGTCGCCCGGGTGCATAACACCGGCTGCGCGCCGATGCGTAATGTGAGCGTCGAGTTCCGGGTAACATCTTCCGGGGTGGGCGGGGGCACCTCGCTCATCGGCACCGGCTACATAGACGATTTCATCAACCCCGGGCAGCACGGCTACGCCTATGTGGACTGGGACTTCCCCAGCCCGCTCATCCACCACTGCATCATGGTGCGGGCCAGCTGCATTCTGGACCCCGCGATGTTCTGGGGCGCCCCGATTACCAGCGACGACAACCAGGCGCAGCGCAACGTCGACCCCGCTTACGGCGCCCCGGGCAACACCAACCCGGTGAAGACCATCATCCGGACGATGGAGGTGCGCAACGATTTCGAGAAAGAGGCCGTGCTGACCATCGCGGTAGGCAAGGTGGAACCGGGGACGAAGCACATCACGCCGGAAATCGAGAAGGCCGAAGCGCTGCGGGGGCTGAAGATGAAACCGGGACAGACGCAGGTAATCACCGTGCGCTTCAACCTGAACGCCGAGGCCGAGGTGGGAGATAAAATCCGCTTCCCGGTGATAGTCAGGCGCGACAAACCCGCCCCGGCGGTGCTGGGGGGCGTCACTTTTACCGTGGAAATAGCCAGGGGGCGGCTTGAAGGCCACATCTTCAGTCGGGCGCGCCTGCCGGTCAAAGAAGGCAGCGTAACCATCGATAACATGAAGCAGCCCGGATTCACCTACGCGACCAAGGTGAATACCCGGGGCCGTTTTTCGTTCAAAGACATCGCCCCCGGACCCTACCAAATCCAGGCAGAATGCCAGCACGGCCGGGCGAAAGGCTCGGTCTACGTTAACGCGAACACCATCACCGAGAAGGCGCTGTTCCTGCAGCCCTACCTGAAAAGGGTGGGGGGCACCATCCAGGACACCCGCGGCAAGGTCATGGCGAACCAGCTGGTAACGGTAACGGACGTTAAAACCAAGACCGTTTACCTGACGCATACCGACGCCAAAGGGGTCTACCGCCTGCCCGGCGTAGAACCGGGCACCTTCGAGGTAGGGGAAGCAAACAAGCAGCAGACAGCGGCCAAAAAGGTCAAGCTGGGCTACCTGCCCGAAGACTAG